In Gemmatimonas sp., the following are encoded in one genomic region:
- a CDS encoding ABC transporter ATP-binding protein: protein MANASEYRAGTAAGSPNEPVIACEHVVRSYPMGSAIVQAVRGIDLTIARGEFAAITGASGCGKSTLLHLLGAVDIPTTGRVLVNGRDTAALSDREATEFRLRHIGFVFQRFYLMPTLSASENVELPLAEAGMDKRARKARARELLGYVGLGDRLDHRPTQLSGGEQQRVAIARALSNEPALLLADEPTGELDAETGVRLLELFGQLHRDGRTLVFVTHDAVVAQAAQRVIRLHDGRVASDTAVHARSGA, encoded by the coding sequence TGCCGGCACCGCCGCTGGTTCGCCGAATGAGCCAGTGATCGCCTGCGAGCACGTCGTGCGCAGCTATCCCATGGGCAGCGCCATTGTGCAGGCGGTTCGCGGCATCGATCTCACGATCGCCCGCGGCGAGTTCGCGGCGATCACGGGGGCGTCGGGGTGCGGCAAGAGTACGCTGTTGCATCTGCTTGGCGCGGTAGACATCCCCACCACGGGTCGCGTGCTCGTGAACGGGCGCGACACCGCGGCGCTGTCCGATCGTGAGGCCACCGAGTTCCGGTTGCGTCACATCGGCTTCGTATTTCAGCGGTTCTATTTGATGCCGACGCTGTCGGCTTCGGAAAACGTCGAGCTTCCGCTGGCCGAAGCGGGCATGGACAAGCGTGCGCGAAAAGCGCGGGCGCGTGAACTCTTGGGGTACGTCGGTCTGGGCGACCGGCTCGATCATCGGCCCACGCAACTGTCGGGCGGCGAGCAGCAGCGCGTGGCGATCGCACGCGCGCTCTCGAACGAGCCGGCGCTGTTACTGGCGGATGAGCCGACGGGCGAACTCGACGCCGAGACCGGCGTGCGATTGCTGGAGCTGTTCGGGCAGCTGCACCGCGACGGGCGCACGTTGGTGTTCGTGACGCACGATGCGGTCGTGGCGCAAGCCGCACAGCGCGTGATCCGCTTGCACGATGGTCGGGTCGCGTCGGATACGGCCGTGCACGCACGGAGTGGTGCGTGA